One part of the Pseudomonadota bacterium genome encodes these proteins:
- a CDS encoding YifB family Mg chelatase-like AAA ATPase, which produces MLAKIFTGTVYGVDGLLIEVETDISPGLPVFATVGLAEGAVREARDRVKSAIRNSGYSFPNRRITVNLAPADLKKGGTGYDLPIALSILLASETITSEIATLYASIGELSLDGSVRRVNGVLPMVLAARKAGLKGVIVPVENCAEAAAVEGISVIGIATLYEAAEFLAGLRTINPSQQTGLEENHYPKHEPDFSEVRGQEHVKRALEIAAAGNHNVLMQGPPGSGKTMLARRLPSILPELTFEEALETSRIYSVMGLLPAGGRLMRHRPFRAPHHTISDAGLIGGGQIPKPGEVTLSHNGILFLDELPEFRKNVIEVLRQPMEDSTVTISRAATSMRFPAAFLMVAAMNPCPCGYLGDPGHQCTCTLPQIQRYSSQISGPLLDRIDIHVEVPAVPFKDIKATAPAEQSSLIREKVCRARAIQERRFAGAAPGFTNSRMEPRDLDKHCRLDDACQSLLEKAAHRLSLSARACHRVIKISRTIADLAGEENIGSQHIAEAIQYRRSSPRIC; this is translated from the coding sequence ATGCTTGCCAAAATATTCACCGGAACAGTGTACGGGGTCGACGGTCTGCTGATCGAGGTCGAGACCGATATCTCTCCGGGGCTGCCCGTCTTTGCAACCGTCGGTCTGGCCGAAGGCGCGGTCAGGGAGGCCCGCGACCGGGTAAAGTCGGCGATCAGAAATTCCGGGTACTCCTTCCCCAACCGGAGAATCACCGTAAACCTCGCCCCGGCCGACCTGAAGAAAGGCGGAACCGGGTATGATCTGCCCATCGCCTTAAGCATTCTCCTCGCTTCCGAGACCATCACCAGCGAAATCGCAACTCTGTACGCCTCCATCGGCGAACTCTCCCTCGACGGCAGTGTGCGGAGAGTCAACGGGGTGCTGCCGATGGTCCTCGCCGCCCGCAAAGCAGGGCTCAAAGGGGTGATCGTGCCCGTTGAAAATTGCGCTGAAGCTGCTGCCGTAGAAGGAATTTCGGTGATCGGCATTGCCACTCTCTATGAAGCGGCGGAATTTCTGGCCGGGCTCAGAACGATCAACCCGTCCCAACAGACCGGTCTTGAAGAAAATCATTACCCGAAACACGAACCGGACTTTTCCGAGGTTCGTGGCCAGGAACATGTCAAGAGAGCGCTGGAGATCGCCGCAGCCGGGAACCACAACGTCCTGATGCAGGGCCCCCCTGGTTCCGGCAAGACCATGCTGGCGAGAAGACTGCCTTCAATTCTGCCCGAGCTCACCTTTGAGGAGGCGCTGGAGACCTCGAGAATATACAGCGTCATGGGGCTGCTGCCTGCCGGCGGGAGATTGATGCGCCATCGGCCGTTCCGCGCGCCCCACCACACCATCTCCGATGCGGGGCTGATCGGCGGCGGCCAGATCCCGAAACCGGGTGAAGTGACCCTGTCGCACAACGGCATCCTCTTTCTCGATGAGCTCCCGGAGTTCAGGAAAAACGTTATCGAGGTCCTGCGCCAACCGATGGAGGACTCCACCGTCACCATCTCCCGGGCCGCCACCTCAATGCGGTTTCCCGCCGCTTTCCTGATGGTGGCCGCCATGAACCCCTGCCCCTGCGGCTACCTTGGCGACCCCGGGCATCAATGCACCTGCACCCTGCCCCAGATCCAGCGCTACAGCAGCCAGATCTCGGGGCCGCTCCTTGACCGGATCGACATTCATGTGGAAGTGCCCGCCGTTCCGTTCAAGGATATCAAGGCCACCGCTCCGGCCGAGCAGTCTTCGCTGATCCGGGAAAAAGTCTGCCGGGCGAGAGCGATTCAGGAGAGAAGATTTGCCGGTGCCGCCCCGGGCTTCACCAACAGCCGGATGGAACCGCGCGACCTCGACAAGCACTGCCGCCTGGATGATGCCTGCCAGTCTCTTCTCGAAAAAGCCGCCCATCGGCTCTCCCTTTCCGCCAGGGCCTGCCACCGGGTGATCAAGATCAGCCGGACCATCGCCGACCTGGCCGGCGAGGAGAACATCGGTTCCCAACACATCGCCGAGGCGATTCAATACCGACGCTCATCGCCGAGAATCTGTTGA
- a CDS encoding PilZ domain-containing protein gives MAKKTKDEERREHKRFRAKSGTCAVESKAGEIIDISMGGLAFSYVDHGDWTDESFDRGMLFGEKDLCVEDLPLKIISDCAINSGLSIIRRCGVKFGELTPKQLSQLEYFIWANTEAKQK, from the coding sequence ATGGCCAAGAAAACAAAAGATGAGGAACGCCGCGAACACAAAAGGTTCAGAGCCAAATCCGGCACCTGTGCCGTTGAATCAAAGGCCGGCGAGATCATCGACATCAGCATGGGCGGCCTCGCCTTCAGCTACGTCGACCATGGCGATTGGACCGACGAGTCCTTCGACCGGGGCATGCTGTTCGGTGAAAAAGACCTCTGCGTTGAAGATCTGCCGCTGAAAATCATCTCCGATTGCGCGATCAACAGCGGCCTTTCCATCATCAGACGGTGCGGGGTAAAATTCGGTGAACTGACCCCGAAACAGCTCTCACAGCTTGAATACTTCATCTGGGCCAATACCGAAGCCAAGCAGAAGTGA
- a CDS encoding general secretion pathway protein GspB: MSFILDALKKSDQERKKGEIPNLNTVQDLSGTKKRPARPPWVLILIAAFALNGLLFGIWLSSDRSGNTLPPVPATAVSDNRIASSDPVDTPAAEPALPADTPVAAAPEVTAAPAVTATETETASPVQEENTADAAGETLPAEVPDTEYLVPADEVTDPFEETEQVDSGPARPITYEKLPTELRNELPKLKISLHYYSDSPSSRKASINGRMMREGQEVGKGLILHEITREGVIFSYRKILFSYQVFNR; this comes from the coding sequence ATGTCATTTATCCTAGATGCCCTGAAGAAATCAGACCAGGAAAGAAAAAAGGGGGAAATCCCGAACCTGAACACCGTCCAGGATTTGTCCGGCACAAAAAAAAGACCTGCCCGGCCGCCCTGGGTGCTGATCCTGATCGCCGCCTTTGCACTTAACGGCCTGCTGTTCGGAATCTGGCTCTCTTCCGACCGTTCCGGCAACACCCTCCCACCGGTTCCGGCGACCGCGGTTTCCGACAACCGGATAGCATCCTCCGACCCTGTCGATACCCCGGCGGCTGAGCCCGCGCTCCCTGCAGATACTCCTGTGGCAGCAGCACCCGAAGTCACTGCCGCCCCGGCCGTAACTGCAACTGAAACGGAAACAGCTTCACCCGTTCAGGAAGAGAACACTGCCGATGCAGCTGGAGAGACCCTTCCGGCAGAAGTTCCGGACACTGAATACCTTGTCCCGGCCGATGAAGTGACGGATCCATTCGAAGAAACCGAACAGGTTGATTCTGGACCGGCCCGACCGATAACCTACGAAAAACTGCCGACTGAACTCAGAAACGAACTGCCGAAACTGAAAATTTCTCTCCACTATTATTCCGACTCCCCTTCTTCCAGAAAGGCGAGCATCAATGGCCGGATGATGCGGGAAGGACAGGAAGTCGGCAAGGGTCTCATTCTTCATGAAATCACCCGTGAAGGGGTTATTTTTTCTTACCGGAAAATCCTGTTCAGCTACCAGGTTTTTAACCGCTGA